The following proteins are encoded in a genomic region of Candidatus Diapherotrites archaeon:
- a CDS encoding DNA repair exonuclease produces the protein MRIAIVSDTHLGYARGTSRGEDAFAGFRQAVEGIIQEKPDVILHPGDLFDHKIPEQEVWDECFTLFRILQRAPSPENISITHFPREGDANAFSFQGIPVIAIAGTHEYRAKGLTNALHVLHTGNFLVCLHASHVEVEKKGPGGETEKVAIHGMPGIPEKRALEALKLYNPQPKAGMPNLLVLHQSIKEFLPSKDDMVATIGLEDLPSGFDLLVNGHLHWTSLTEWGGKRLIIPGSTVFTQMKRLEGQKEKGWYLYDTRTRELVFHRLPEQRKLYYHCLKFKDARPENILKRCREIISKDLTSHVGLLPLYRIKLKGTLAKGYSQADVDLGKVLLEFSGKALFSPAKRFNGSPFVFKVEELRALHASKRSIAQMGLGLLEQNVNQTNAKDRMDVKTLFELLEDKQNLERIVAQLEQGELIQAPDPGNAPILPSKIVEPQQRLS, from the coding sequence ATGCGCATCGCCATCGTTTCCGACACCCATTTGGGGTATGCCCGCGGAACCTCCCGGGGGGAGGATGCGTTCGCGGGTTTCAGGCAGGCCGTGGAGGGCATCATCCAAGAGAAGCCGGATGTGATCCTTCACCCCGGGGACCTTTTCGACCACAAGATTCCCGAGCAGGAGGTATGGGATGAGTGTTTCACCCTTTTCAGAATTCTCCAGCGGGCCCCTTCCCCTGAAAATATTTCCATCACCCATTTTCCCCGGGAGGGGGATGCCAATGCTTTTTCTTTCCAGGGAATTCCCGTCATCGCCATCGCGGGCACGCACGAATACCGTGCCAAGGGACTCACGAATGCGTTGCATGTGTTGCACACCGGAAATTTCCTTGTGTGTTTGCACGCGTCCCATGTGGAGGTGGAAAAAAAAGGTCCTGGTGGGGAAACAGAAAAAGTGGCCATTCATGGTATGCCAGGTATTCCCGAGAAGCGCGCCCTTGAAGCCCTGAAACTATATAACCCCCAACCAAAAGCGGGCATGCCCAATCTCCTCGTCCTCCACCAGTCCATCAAGGAATTCCTTCCTTCCAAGGATGATATGGTCGCCACCATCGGATTGGAAGATCTTCCCTCGGGCTTCGATCTTCTCGTTAACGGGCATTTGCATTGGACCTCCCTCACGGAATGGGGGGGGAAACGCTTGATCATTCCAGGATCCACGGTGTTTACTCAAATGAAACGGTTGGAGGGGCAGAAGGAGAAGGGATGGTACCTCTATGACACCCGCACCCGGGAATTGGTTTTTCATCGCCTCCCCGAACAGCGAAAACTCTATTATCATTGCCTTAAGTTCAAGGATGCCCGGCCCGAGAATATCCTAAAGCGTTGCCGGGAGATAATTTCCAAAGACCTGACGTCCCACGTGGGGTTGTTGCCCTTATACAGAATCAAATTGAAGGGCACCCTGGCTAAAGGCTATTCCCAGGCAGATGTGGATCTGGGGAAGGTGCTGCTCGAATTCTCCGGGAAAGCCCTTTTCTCCCCCGCGAAGCGGTTTAATGGCTCCCCTTTCGTTTTCAAGGTGGAGGAGTTGCGCGCTTTGCATGCGTCCAAGCGCAGCATCGCTCAAATGGGATTAGGACTGTTGGAGCAGAACGTGAACCAGACCAATGCCAAGGACAGAATGGACGTGAAGACGTTGTTCGAACTCCTGGAGGACAAGCAGAACCTCGAGCGGATTGTC
- a CDS encoding HAD family hydrolase encodes MLKAVIFDFDDTLVKSGMVSFQNHCRTARALGLPKPSFNMFLRYWGKPWHTMVVALFPHYDVNAFIAKYHEIRKGTRYPLIPGALDTLNFLREHHIETAILSNKPTDQLWERISHTALNPKNFLFVFGEQSTRFKKPDARVFDEVLFELKKERIRKHEVLYVGDLTVDYFAARGNNIDFCGVLSGFHSKAMFTKHGLNPQHLIPSVKDLPPWLVENRYITRAHGKGY; translated from the coding sequence ATGCTCAAGGCGGTCATATTCGATTTCGACGATACGCTGGTAAAAAGCGGGATGGTATCCTTCCAGAACCACTGCCGCACCGCCCGTGCGTTAGGGCTGCCCAAGCCCTCTTTCAACATGTTCCTCCGGTATTGGGGAAAGCCCTGGCACACGATGGTGGTGGCATTATTTCCCCATTACGACGTGAACGCCTTCATTGCCAAATACCATGAGATTAGGAAGGGAACCCGTTATCCCCTCATCCCGGGCGCCTTGGATACGCTTAATTTTCTCCGCGAGCACCACATTGAAACGGCCATTCTTTCCAACAAGCCCACGGACCAATTGTGGGAACGCATTTCTCATACCGCGTTGAACCCCAAAAATTTCCTCTTCGTTTTCGGCGAGCAGAGCACGCGCTTCAAGAAGCCCGACGCGCGGGTTTTCGATGAGGTGCTGTTCGAATTGAAGAAAGAGAGGATTCGGAAGCACGAAGTACTATATGTGGGGGATCTCACGGTGGATTATTTCGCGGCGCGGGGAAACAACATCGATTTCTGCGGGGTGCTCTCCGGTTTCCATTCGAAAGCCATGTTCACCAAACACGGCTTGAACCCTCAGCATCTCATTCCCAGTGTAAAAGACCTTCCCCCCTGGCTGGTCGAAAACCGGTATATTACTCGCGCCCACGGGAAAGGGTACTAA
- a CDS encoding tyrosine-type recombinase/integrase: MEDHLYKRPHSFELLRSRIWPDEFPYNGASYRERRVYTLTPANRLLLRRYLVNLENQNYGLNRKYRLIEIMAVLGEMFCRDFESATKDDIQGQEGLVSKIMHKWTNDTTKEMYIQGLKQFYKWFGQTTEYPEVVKGIKFQKKKGKKLLDIPTEEKIAELIQAAGNPMHKAMISTIYSSAGRIGEIARLQVKDVIFQDDEAVIHILHSKTEERQVLLVDSTVQLLREALLYHPHRDKEDFQDRLLFVSVAPSSYGKPFGYAAIVKILKQCAEKVRIKGLHPHLLRHARATHLIQRGLNEMQLKVVLGHSYSSRATAVYLHLSGKDTYDAIRTVNGKKRITEEKQNPLLGKKCDICATNNTFEDKVCRKCQRPLGVLERMEYKDQMKTLQEHILQMEQLNNERMSKMEKAYDMLLQAILKQREATIHQV; this comes from the coding sequence ATGGAAGACCATTTGTACAAGCGTCCACATAGTTTCGAGCTGCTTCGATCTCGAATTTGGCCAGATGAATTCCCATACAATGGGGCCAGTTACCGAGAACGACGTGTATATACTTTGACACCCGCGAATCGGCTACTCCTTCGCCGCTATCTTGTCAATCTGGAAAACCAGAACTATGGACTTAACCGCAAGTACCGTCTCATCGAGATTATGGCAGTTTTAGGAGAAATGTTTTGTAGAGACTTCGAGTCCGCAACGAAAGATGACATACAAGGCCAAGAAGGGTTAGTGTCCAAGATTATGCACAAATGGACCAATGACACTACAAAAGAGATGTATATCCAAGGCCTAAAACAATTTTACAAATGGTTCGGACAAACCACGGAGTACCCTGAAGTAGTGAAAGGAATTAAATTTCAAAAAAAGAAAGGAAAGAAGTTGCTCGATATTCCAACCGAGGAAAAAATAGCCGAATTAATTCAAGCTGCTGGAAATCCGATGCACAAGGCAATGATTTCAACTATCTATAGTTCAGCTGGAAGAATAGGTGAAATCGCACGGCTGCAAGTCAAGGATGTAATATTCCAGGATGATGAAGCAGTGATCCATATTCTGCATAGTAAAACAGAGGAGCGGCAGGTTCTGCTCGTAGACTCAACCGTTCAACTTCTTCGCGAAGCATTACTCTATCATCCCCATCGGGACAAAGAAGACTTTCAAGATAGACTACTTTTTGTAAGCGTGGCACCATCTTCATATGGTAAGCCGTTTGGATATGCGGCTATTGTAAAAATACTTAAGCAATGTGCTGAGAAAGTCCGCATCAAAGGATTGCATCCTCATTTGTTACGCCATGCGAGAGCCACCCATTTAATTCAACGAGGACTAAATGAAATGCAGCTGAAGGTAGTTCTGGGCCATTCTTATTCCAGTCGCGCAACGGCAGTTTATCTCCACCTTAGTGGAAAAGATACCTATGATGCAATTCGAACAGTAAATGGAAAAAAGAGAATCACAGAAGAAAAACAAAATCCATTACTTGGAAAAAAATGCGATATCTGTGCAACCAACAATACCTTCGAAGACAAAGTGTGTCGAAAATGTCAGCGGCCTCTTGGCGTCCTGGAGAGAATGGAATACAAAGATCAAATGAAAACATTGCAGGAACATATTTTGCAAATGGAGCAGCTAAATAATGAAAGAATGAGCAAGATGGAGAAAGCATACGATATGTTGCTTCAGGCCATTCTAAAACAAAGGGAGGCAACGATCCATCAGGTGTAA
- a CDS encoding methyltransferase domain-containing protein, with protein sequence MIKEETQRTYDRIAKTWDSKVWVKNIEFNTELIEFANISGDEVALDVGIGKGDFENFLKIKNLTGVDISKEMIAECKRTHPSFKLVVGDGENLPFLDKSFDLVLCRNLLQNFVNPDKAFREMHRVLKTGGKMLVIEGAVFENEREFVASIVRVTEPHHPLFPSHELIRALFEQFGIIVTEQRVGKLHKKWLSGFCESKQASAKQKDEIISICMNLPEWYREKYKMTFHSDQNEIESTLTFCFIRGKK encoded by the coding sequence ATGATAAAAGAGGAAACTCAGCGCACCTATGATCGAATTGCGAAGACGTGGGATAGCAAAGTTTGGGTTAAAAACATTGAATTCAACACTGAACTTATTGAGTTTGCAAATATTTCAGGAGACGAAGTTGCATTGGACGTTGGAATCGGAAAGGGAGATTTTGAGAATTTTCTTAAAATAAAAAATTTAACGGGGGTTGATATTTCAAAGGAAATGATAGCAGAATGCAAAAGGACACATCCATCGTTCAAATTGGTTGTTGGAGATGGGGAAAATCTTCCATTTTTAGATAAATCATTTGATCTTGTACTCTGTCGAAATCTTTTACAAAATTTTGTCAATCCCGATAAGGCTTTTCGTGAGATGCATCGCGTATTGAAAACTGGTGGAAAAATGCTTGTAATCGAGGGGGCTGTATTCGAAAACGAGCGTGAATTTGTTGCTAGTATCGTTCGTGTGACTGAGCCTCACCATCCTCTTTTCCCGTCCCATGAACTGATACGTGCTTTATTCGAGCAATTCGGAATAATTGTTACCGAGCAGCGTGTCGGAAAGCTGCACAAAAAATGGCTGAGCGGTTTTTGTGAATCAAAACAGGCATCCGCAAAACAAAAAGACGAGATTATTTCCATTTGCATGAATCTACCTGAATGGTATCGCGAGAAATACAAAATGACATTTCATTCGGATCAAAATGAAATTGAATCTACTCTTACGTTTTGTTTCATCCGAGGAAAGAAGTAG